The following are encoded together in the Myxocyprinus asiaticus isolate MX2 ecotype Aquarium Trade chromosome 7, UBuf_Myxa_2, whole genome shotgun sequence genome:
- the LOC127444176 gene encoding neurabin-1-like: MIMLKSENKSERALRSPSPHRNAYKSDFHSIKCSFDGSTSVSPTSPFSNGGSETRGRPSGNKVSKIKNIFLQMDGKPSQDSPNITKPMSPRFPLDSIPYRSSLSSVSSLDSASFEARRTEDVSFDKTALAEKFSMTRKLFESGLKDQSPTERSASVKVINRPQLVERQDRKVSVTGEKMDKPKELEGQANEEDKEKGRRESETPPHKLSLSMNAGPISRRLESFMLDSDSESLSAAPSTESHSPISHSQSPSAASDHSDPPSSPDSCSSPTSYSLWTDSPAETCLPKLNGSDLHSTPQHSLSPLNGVSLENTLQPSHNSGSTVEEHVNESSEATISTESTSLYTSQKNHHLSIRSSSNQASGDVAKEPALQGAQVEGENSEKGPGLSTVRAELVVVKNESSESEGNEEEHIEDDVFEEAGKEDQTTPHNSGKVLNDSKEVQLTFLGKESKMSITEHEEEWRELEETIQVEIEDDHRGEGKFLEEKRMQKEEEKKVIEEVELKTDQVVLETDVRESDQKATDVEENEKQDKRREGDEEDEGVEEAIKALEDDDERDMEDDVLEEKERQQQDDPGLMGNRSLICGIENAAFVDDKDNWTDLEFQVKEESQEFEEIPGLSDEEDLTPKRKIRFSTAPIKVYYTFSNEHYDRSNDEVDPVSASAEYELEKRVEKMDVFPIDIQKGNDGLGISIIGMGVGADQGMEKLGIFVKTITEGGAAHRDGRIWVNDQIVEVDGISLVGVTQLFAATTLKNTKGLVKFLIGREKPGVDSEVARLINETLQQETNPENQEPKDEDHQKSLNHQLQDEDQIFQIQDQQHQEQQQVEPLAEKSVLQQDKREQTEKEKGVEDESYDLAQEVFSQLKSQGIEIPEDIDPIELEQKFKQLQIKHSAAVTELNQMREKLRVCEADRKSWETRGASLERSVEESKERIEKLEKYWLDAQALCKTINQRLNEAQGQNDALQLKYNKTIKLLQEHEQREAECARKEAELKRRLEQREREYKSSVRQLQHKIAVLEGHSGLDQPEESCSPAGESQPSSPTSGSSERNGLSTDDLHSDADWGDVPQTDRLDCSVYRAKARLAQGSQRKRPSRHKLRESARGSQAPSQSQESVCIKDNKLERTSSERRRSFIESLSIPIPSLQSSHDQRHGGNLSTSPSIQSQTPQGGSSTQASLSPPKDSSTPQSPSSSQSSSSLLLNLKNRRSKAKERSKNKNSRDEESDGSPTRKSKRRFPDFSGIRRSGGKGRKRESTTLRGSVGSRGSGDLLDESSSNVSPSGSISSIPSCMPFSWFGDREREKDNEQEKERSASSGSLPRAPEGRIEDGQDRTNKINLSWPTLLTHSLDLSLSVMDESHAGSPRSLLAGLLKEPRLLARSHKHTFSSCETLEDVPGAKQYMWQNRPLSEWTNQQVCNWLMGMNMEQYIGEFTVKSVDGQHLLCMDSSKLKELGVSSHRDRSTIKKRLKNMKKAQEKFEKQQIKKEKEKGRENEVKNKSSKPTNFESAC, translated from the exons atgaTCATGCTTAAAAGTGAAAACAAAAGTGAGCGGGCGCTGAGAAGCCCGTCTCCACACAGGAACGCCTATAAATCAGACTTCCATTCAATCAAATGTTCATTTGATGGGAGCACATCAGTCAGCCCGACCTCCCCCTTCTCCAATGGAGGCAGTGAGACTCGAGGCAGACCATCAGGAAACAAAgtgagcaaaataaaaaatatcttctTGCAAATGGATGGAAAACCAAGTCAAGACAGTCCCAACATCACCAAACCCATGTCACCCAGATTTCCATTGGATTCCATCCCTTACAGATCCAGTCTGAGTAGTGTTTCTAGTCTAGATTCAGCCTCCTTTGAGGCACGGAGGACAGAGGATGTTTCCTTTGACAAGACGGCACTGGCTGAGAAGTTCTCAATGACCAGGAAACTGTTTGAGAGTGGCCTTAAAGATCAATCTCCAACAGAGAGATCTGCCTCTGTTAAAGTTATCAACCGGCCTCAACTGGTGGAGAGACAAGACAGGAAAGTGTCAGTTACTGGAGAGAAAATGGACAAACCTAAAGAGCTGGAGGGGCAGGCAAATGAGGAGGACAAGGAAAAGGGGAGACGTGAAAGTGAGACACCCCCACATAAGCTCAGTTTGTCAATGAATGCCGGGCCAATATCCAGACGTCTGGAGAGTTTTATGTTGGATAGCGATAGTGAATCACTGTCAGCTGCGCCCTCCACAGAATCCCACAGTCCCATCAGTCATTCCCAGTCACCTTCTGCTGCTAGTGACCACTCAGATCCCCCTTCGTCACCAGACAGCTGTAGTTCCCCTACCTCTTATTCACTATGGACTGATTCTCCTGCTGAAACATGTTTGCCCAAGTTAAATGGTTCCGATTTACACAGTACCCCTCAACACTCACTTTCTCCTCTGAATGGAGTCTCTTTGGAGAACACATTACAACCTTCCCATAATTCTGGTTCCACAGTTGAAGAACATGTTAATGAGTCCTCAGAAGCTACTATCTCAACAGAATCCACTTCTCTGTATACAAGCCAAAAGAACCACCACTTATCAATAAGGAGTAGCTCTAATCAAGCATCTGGAGATGTAGCCAAGGAGCCTGCCCTCCAAGGGGCTCAAGTTGAAGGTGAGAACTCTGAAAAGGGCCCTGGTTTGTCCACGGTTAGAGCTGAGCTGGTGGTGGTGAAGAATGAATCATCTGAGAGTGAGGGCAATGAGGAGGAACATATTGAGGATGATGTTTTTGAGGAGGCTGGAAAGGAGGACCAAACCACACCTCACAATTCTGGCAAGGTGCTGAATGACAGCAAGGAGGTCCAATTAACATTCCTGGGAAAGGAATCGAAAATGAGCATTACAGAGCATGAGGAGGAATGGAGAGAACTTGAGGAAACCATACAGGTTGAAATAGAGGACGATCATAGAGGGGAGGGTAAGTTTCTTGAGGAGAAAAGAATGCAGAAAGAGGAGGAGAAAAAAGTTATTGAGGAAGTAGAATTGAAGACTGACCAAGTGGTTCTAGAGACTGATGTGAGAGAGAGTGATCAGAAAGCTACTGATGTTGAAGAAAATGAAAAGCAGGATAAACGGAGAGAGGGAGATGAGGAGGATGAGGGTGTAGAGGAAGCTATTAAAGCTttagaggatgatgatgagcgaGACATGGAAGATGATGTCTTAGAAGAAAAAGAGAGGCAACAGCAAGATGATCCAGGGTTGATGGGGAATAGATCTTTAATTTGTGGAATTGAGAATGCAGCCTTTGTGGATGACAAGGACAACTGGACCGATTTGGAATTTCAAGTGAAGGAGGAATCCCAGGAATTTGAGGAAATTCCAGGCCTCTCTGATGAGGAAGACCTCACTCCAAAGAGAAAGATCAGGTTCTCTACAGCACCTATTAAG GTGTACTACACCTTCTCTAATGAACATTATGATCGCAGTAATGATGAGGTGGACCCTGTGTCTGCATCTGCTGAATATGAGCTGGAAAAGAGGGTGGAAAAAATGGATGTTTTCCCTATAGACATTCAGAAAG gAAATGATGGTCTGGGCATCAGTATCATTGGGATGGGGGTTGGGGCAGATCAGGGGATGGAGAAACTGGGCATCTTTGTGAAAACCATCACAGAGGGAGGTGCAGCTCATCGGGATGGACG TATTTGGGTTAATGATCAGATTGTGGAGGTAGATGGAATCAGCCTGGTTGGTGTCACTCAACTGTTTGCTGCCACCACATTGAAGAATACCAAAGGTCTAGTCAA GTTTCTCATTGGCCGAGAAAAACCAGGAGTGGATAGCGAGGTGGCCCGTCTGATCAATGAGACTCTACAACAAGAGACGAACCCTGAAAACCAGGAACCCAAAGATGAAGACCATCAAAAATCCCTGAACCACCAGTTACAGGATGAAGATCAGATATTCCAAATCCAGGACCAGCAACATCAGGAACAGCAGCAAGTCGAGCCATTGGCTGAAAAGAGTGTTTTGCaacag GATAAACGGGAGCAAACTGAAAAGGAGAAGGGGGTGGAGGATGAGTCATATGACTTGGCACAGGAAGTGTTTTCACAACTGAAGAGCCAAGGCATTGAAATACCTGAAGATATAGATCCTATTGAGCTAGAGCAAAAATTCAAACAG CTGCAGATAAAACACAGTGCCGCTGTAACAGAGCTCAATCAGATGAGAGAGAAG CTGCGAGTGTGTGAAGCAGACCGTAAGTCTTGGGAGACTCGAGGTGCATCCCTTGAAAGAAGTGTGGAGGAGAGCAAAGAGCGCATTGAAAAGTTGGAAAAATACTGGCTTGATGCTCAggccctctgcaaaactatcaacCAGCGTCTGAATGAAGCCCAGGGTCAAAATGATGCCCTGCAACTCAAGTACAACAAGACCATTAAACTTCTGCAAGAGCATGAACAGAG AGAGGCTGAATGTGCAAGGaaagaggcagagctgaagagaAGGCTGGAGCAAAGGGAGAGAGAGTACAAGAGCAGTGTGAGGCAACTACAGCATAAG ATAGCTGTTCTGGAGGGCCACAGTGGATTAGACCAGCCCGAAGAGTCTTGCAGCCCTGCAGGAGAGAGTCAACCCAGCAGTCCAACCTCTGGTTCCTCTGAAAGAAATGGACTGTCTACAGATGACCTTCACTCTG ATGCAGACTGGGGAGATGTTCCTCAGACAGATCGTCTAGACTGCAGTGTCTACAGAGCCAAAGCCAGACTGGCACAGGGATCCCAACGCAAGCGGCCATCCCGACATAAACTCAGAGAGTCAGCAAGAGGCTCACAGGCacccagccaatcacag GAATCAGTGTGTATAAAGGACAACAAACTGGAAAGAACAAGTAGTGAAAGAAGGCGATCTTTCATTGAGAGCCTCTCCATACCAATTCCATCTCTACAGTCTAGTCATGACCAAAGGCATGGAGGCAATCTGTCCACTTCACCCTCCATCCAGAGCCAGACACCCCAGGGAGGCAGCAGCACACAGGCCAGCCTCTCTCCCCCTAAAGACTCCTCCACCCCCCAGTCTCCTTCCTCCTCACAGTCCTCCTCTAGTCTGCTCCTTAACCTGAAAAACAGGAGGAGCAAGGCCAAGGAGCGCAGCAAGAACAAAAACAGTAGAG atgAAGAAAGTGATGGTTCACCAACACGAAAGTCTAAAAGACGATTCCCAGATTTCAG TGGTATCCGCAGGTCTGGAGGCAAAGGCAGGAAACGGGAGAGCACCACGCTCAGAGGATCTGTTGGTAGCAG GGGATCAGGAGACTTATTGGATGAGTCTAGCAGCAATGTGTCCCCCTCTGGCTCTATCTCTTCCATCCCTTCCTGCATGCCCTTTTCCTGGTTTGGggacagagagagggaaaaagaTAATGAGCAGGAAAAGGAGCGCTCTGCTTCTAGTGGCAGTCTTCCTCGTGCTCCAGAGGGACGCATAGAGGATGGGCAGGATCGAACAAACAAG ATCAACCTTTCCTGGCCAACTCTTCTCACTCACTCTTTAGATTTG AGCTTATCTGTGATGGACGAATCACATGCAGGTAGTCCTCGCTCTTTGCTGGCGGGGTTACTGAAAGAGCCCCGTCTCCTCGCACGCTCGCACAAACATACCTTTTCCTCCTGTGAG ACACTTGAGGATGTTCCTGGAGCAAAGCAATACATGTGGCAGAACCGGCCCCTTTCAGAGTGGACTAATCAGCAAGTCTGCAACTGGTTGATGGGCATGAACATGGAACAGTATATAGGGGAGTTTACAGTTAAGAGTGTGGATGGCCAACATCTCTTGTGCATGGACAGTAGTAAACTTAAG GAGCTTGGTGTGTCGAGCCACAGAGATCGCTCCACCATTAAGAAGAGATTGAAAAACATGAAGAAGGCTCAGGAAAAATTtgaaaaacagcaaataaaaaaagagaaagaaaaggggagagagaatgaGGTCAAGAATAAAAGCAGTAAGCCGACAAACTTTGAATCAGCCTGCTGA